From a single Planctellipticum variicoloris genomic region:
- a CDS encoding MFS transporter, whose protein sequence is MYWCPTCTIVSFPGAFGMHGLEEFSSDKSSDSSTGPWWRLMTRYHWFVLLVAALGWLFDCLDQQLFILARPAAMRELIPETTELTGPKLDIARSSAGDIATSIFIAGWAFGGLIFGMLGDRIGRAKTMMITILLYSLFTGLSSFSTGPWDFAFYRFLTGLGVGGEFAVGVSLVAEVMPSHARPYTLGLLQALSAIGNLSAAFINLGLGLAEEQGMTTSPWRIMFLIGALPALLALVVRRNLKEPEQWQKAKHDDAVKKQMGSYAELFRDPLLRKHALLGLLLGCSGIIGLWSVGFFTMDLIGYVQRKPVTAQVYAERIAEAQKSGDDAAVAMITELRDSLGDPKKLEALSKESKEVKASIDGKINGQVSAWRSYASMAINVGAFFGMFGFGALSQRIGRKPTFVLALISAYVTTVCVFWFLEDFWQVWVMVPLMGFCQLSLFAGYAIYFPELFPTRLRSTGTSFCYNVGRFVAALGPLVKTYLESGFRSMTDSPDQALRYAGVTMSTIFLLGLFVLPFLPETKGKALPE, encoded by the coding sequence GTGTATTGGTGCCCAACCTGCACCATCGTCAGTTTTCCGGGGGCCTTCGGCATGCACGGTCTGGAAGAGTTTTCGTCAGACAAGTCCTCCGACTCCAGCACCGGCCCCTGGTGGCGGCTGATGACCCGCTACCACTGGTTCGTGCTGCTGGTCGCCGCACTGGGCTGGCTGTTCGACTGCCTGGACCAGCAGTTGTTTATCCTCGCCCGCCCTGCCGCCATGCGGGAACTGATTCCCGAAACAACCGAACTCACCGGACCCAAACTCGATATCGCCCGCAGTTCCGCCGGGGATATCGCCACGTCGATCTTCATTGCCGGCTGGGCCTTCGGCGGATTGATCTTCGGCATGCTGGGCGACCGCATCGGCCGCGCCAAGACGATGATGATCACGATTCTGCTGTACTCGCTCTTCACCGGACTCAGCTCGTTTTCCACCGGCCCCTGGGACTTTGCCTTCTACCGGTTCCTGACCGGGTTGGGAGTCGGGGGCGAATTTGCCGTCGGGGTTTCGCTCGTCGCCGAGGTGATGCCCAGCCACGCGCGACCCTATACCCTCGGATTGCTGCAGGCGCTGTCGGCGATCGGCAATCTCAGCGCCGCCTTCATCAACCTGGGGCTGGGCCTCGCCGAAGAACAGGGAATGACCACCAGCCCCTGGCGGATCATGTTCCTGATCGGCGCCCTGCCGGCCCTGCTGGCCCTGGTGGTTCGCCGGAATCTGAAGGAACCGGAACAGTGGCAGAAGGCCAAGCACGACGACGCCGTGAAGAAGCAGATGGGGTCCTACGCGGAACTCTTCCGCGATCCGCTGCTGCGGAAACACGCGCTGCTCGGACTGCTCCTCGGCTGTTCCGGGATCATCGGCCTCTGGTCGGTCGGCTTCTTCACGATGGACCTGATCGGTTACGTCCAGCGGAAGCCGGTGACGGCGCAGGTCTACGCGGAGAGAATTGCCGAAGCCCAAAAGAGCGGCGACGACGCGGCGGTCGCGATGATCACCGAGTTGCGCGACTCCCTGGGAGATCCGAAGAAGCTCGAAGCTCTGAGCAAGGAGTCGAAGGAGGTCAAGGCCTCCATCGACGGCAAGATCAACGGGCAAGTCTCTGCCTGGCGCAGTTATGCGTCGATGGCGATCAACGTCGGGGCCTTCTTCGGCATGTTCGGCTTCGGGGCTCTGTCGCAGCGGATCGGCCGCAAGCCGACGTTCGTCCTCGCGCTGATCTCCGCCTACGTCACGACGGTCTGCGTCTTCTGGTTCCTTGAGGACTTCTGGCAGGTCTGGGTGATGGTCCCGCTGATGGGCTTCTGCCAGCTCTCGCTGTTCGCCGGCTATGCGATTTACTTCCCGGAGCTGTTCCCGACGCGGCTGCGCTCGACCGGGACCAGCTTCTGCTACAACGTCGGGCGGTTCGTCGCCGCCCTCGGGCCGCTCGTCAAGACTTATCTGGAATCGGGTTTCCGCTCGATGACCGATTCCCCGGATCAGGCATTGCGCTACGCCGGGGTGACGATGTCGACTATCTTCCTGCTCGGCCTGTTCGTGCTCCCGTTCCTGCCCGAGACAAAGGGCAAGGCGTTGCCGGAGTAA
- the xylB gene encoding xylulokinase, with amino-acid sequence MAVFLGIDVGTSGTKTLAMREDGTILASATSTYGLSSPQPGWSEQDPADWWDATITSVKKVLKAGKIKPEEVAGIGLSGQMHGSVFLDKQKHVIRPAILWNDQRTAAECADIEKKAGGREKLIQLVANPALTGFTAPKILWLRKHEPKHYDKTTQILLPKDYVRFCLTGEFATEVSDASGTLLLDVRNRVWSKPLLEKLDISGSLLPKVYESEEVSGQLSEAAAKLLGLKKGVPVVGGGGDQAAGAIGNGIVKRGVISATMGTSGVVFAHSDEVQIDPQGRVHTFCHAVRDKWHVMGVVLSAGGSLQWLRNQLAQAEIAAAKRLKTDPYNLMTEEAAEAPAGCEGLFFLPYLTGERTPHADPNARGAWIGLSLRHGRAHLIRSVMEGATYAMRDSLEIINELKIPIREIRLSGGGARSDFWRQMQADVYGRRVVTINAEEGPAYGVALLAAAGTGHYKSVVEACTAAIKVVSSTDPQAEAKRVYTKSYPLYGRLYKSLKADYAELARLVAEV; translated from the coding sequence ATGGCAGTATTTCTGGGGATCGACGTCGGCACCAGCGGCACCAAGACGCTGGCCATGCGTGAGGACGGTACTATCCTGGCGTCGGCCACGTCGACGTACGGTCTGTCGAGCCCGCAGCCGGGCTGGTCCGAGCAGGATCCCGCCGACTGGTGGGACGCCACCATCACCAGCGTCAAGAAGGTTCTCAAAGCCGGCAAGATCAAGCCCGAGGAGGTGGCGGGGATCGGCCTCAGCGGCCAGATGCACGGCAGCGTCTTCCTCGACAAGCAGAAGCACGTCATCCGCCCGGCGATTCTCTGGAACGACCAGCGGACTGCCGCCGAGTGCGCCGACATCGAAAAGAAGGCCGGCGGACGCGAAAAGCTGATCCAGCTCGTCGCCAACCCCGCGCTGACCGGCTTTACCGCCCCCAAAATCCTCTGGCTGCGCAAGCACGAGCCGAAGCACTACGACAAAACGACGCAGATTCTGCTTCCCAAAGACTACGTCCGGTTCTGCCTGACGGGCGAGTTTGCGACCGAGGTCAGCGACGCCTCCGGGACGCTGCTGCTGGACGTCCGCAACCGGGTCTGGTCGAAGCCGCTGCTGGAGAAGCTCGATATCAGCGGCAGCCTCCTCCCCAAAGTCTATGAATCCGAAGAAGTCAGCGGCCAGCTCTCGGAAGCCGCGGCCAAACTGCTCGGCCTGAAAAAGGGCGTTCCGGTCGTCGGCGGCGGCGGGGACCAGGCAGCCGGGGCGATCGGCAACGGCATCGTCAAGCGGGGCGTGATCTCGGCGACGATGGGAACCAGCGGCGTCGTGTTCGCCCACAGCGACGAAGTGCAGATCGATCCCCAGGGGCGGGTCCACACGTTCTGCCACGCGGTCCGCGACAAATGGCATGTGATGGGGGTCGTCCTCTCCGCAGGGGGCAGCCTGCAGTGGCTCCGCAATCAGTTGGCCCAGGCGGAAATCGCCGCCGCCAAGCGGTTGAAAACCGATCCGTACAACCTGATGACCGAAGAAGCCGCCGAGGCCCCTGCGGGCTGCGAAGGACTGTTCTTCCTGCCGTATCTGACCGGGGAGCGGACGCCGCACGCCGACCCCAACGCCCGCGGGGCATGGATCGGGTTGAGTCTGCGCCACGGCCGGGCGCACCTGATCCGCTCGGTAATGGAAGGGGCTACCTACGCGATGCGCGACAGCCTCGAAATCATCAACGAACTCAAAATCCCCATCCGCGAAATCCGCCTGTCGGGCGGCGGCGCCCGGAGCGACTTCTGGCGGCAGATGCAGGCGGACGTCTACGGCCGGCGAGTGGTGACGATCAACGCCGAGGAGGGTCCCGCCTACGGCGTGGCGCTCCTGGCCGCGGCGGGAACCGGCCATTACAAGAGCGTGGTCGAGGCCTGCACCGCGGCGATCAAGGTGGTCAGCAGCACCGACCCTCAGGCGGAGGCCAAGCGGGTCTATACGAAGTCCTACCCGCTCTACGGCCGGCTGTACAAGTCGCTGAAGGCCGACTACGCCGAACTGGCCCGTCTGGTGGCGGAAGTTTAG
- a CDS encoding NfeD family protein, with amino-acid sequence MGTYAWLAIALLIVGLLLLLAEVFIPSGGILGTITVALLIGAIIYAWSAWGRSQPRVFWLFAATLMVLVPSTLIGAFRVLPQTRFGKRVLLEAPAPERLEPFADETARLERFVGRIGNALSALNPGGMVTIDGNRLHAFTEGLVVEQHEPVRIVAVRGTRVLVRSISPEELAAMSRPSEEAGREAPSMDFDFPDEPV; translated from the coding sequence ATGGGTACGTATGCGTGGCTGGCGATCGCGCTGCTGATCGTCGGATTGCTGCTGCTCCTGGCGGAGGTTTTCATTCCCTCCGGCGGCATCCTCGGAACGATCACAGTGGCACTGCTGATTGGCGCGATCATCTACGCCTGGAGCGCCTGGGGCCGCAGCCAGCCCCGCGTCTTCTGGCTGTTTGCGGCGACGCTGATGGTCCTGGTTCCGTCAACCCTGATCGGCGCCTTCCGAGTGCTGCCGCAGACGCGGTTCGGAAAGCGGGTGCTGCTCGAAGCTCCTGCACCGGAGCGACTAGAACCGTTCGCCGACGAAACCGCCCGGCTGGAGCGGTTTGTCGGCCGGATCGGCAACGCGTTGTCGGCCCTGAATCCCGGGGGGATGGTGACCATCGATGGAAATCGACTGCATGCATTCACGGAAGGACTCGTCGTCGAGCAGCACGAGCCGGTCCGGATTGTGGCGGTTCGCGGGACGCGGGTCCTGGTGCGAAGCATCAGTCCTGAAGAACTGGCCGCGATGTCCCGGCCGTCCGAAGAGGCGGGACGTGAAGCTCCGAGCATGGACTTCGATTTCCCGGACGAACCCGTCTGA
- a CDS encoding SMP-30/gluconolactonase/LRE family protein, with protein sequence MSTAARAQDMPLSQVLLDGAGWQLVSEGHKFTEGPAPDAHGNVFFVDVPESKIFRIDAETAKVTIFVEGSGKASGLMFGPEGRLYACQSETKQVVWYDTDGKEHVLAQEIPVNDLVVDRQGGVYVTDMGGKQVWYVSPQGEKRVVASGFTPNGLILWPDGGTLVVADWDEPNLRTFRVEGDGSLKFGDKYYGPLQIPSGQSKPGSDGLTFDDNGRLYVCTHAGLQMFDPTGRLGGAIAKPQNKFLSNVAFGGKNFDTLYVTCSDKVYSRKTKVRGTPYILPTPKAESGK encoded by the coding sequence ATGTCCACCGCTGCCCGCGCTCAGGACATGCCCCTTTCGCAGGTGCTGCTGGACGGAGCCGGGTGGCAGCTCGTCAGCGAGGGGCACAAATTCACTGAGGGGCCGGCGCCAGACGCACACGGAAATGTGTTCTTCGTCGATGTCCCGGAGAGCAAGATCTTCCGGATCGACGCCGAGACCGCCAAAGTCACGATCTTCGTCGAAGGTTCCGGGAAGGCCAGCGGGCTGATGTTCGGCCCGGAAGGGCGGCTGTATGCCTGTCAGAGCGAGACGAAACAGGTCGTCTGGTATGACACGGACGGCAAGGAGCACGTGCTCGCCCAAGAGATCCCCGTGAACGACCTGGTGGTCGATCGGCAGGGAGGCGTTTACGTCACGGACATGGGCGGCAAGCAGGTCTGGTACGTCTCGCCCCAGGGAGAAAAGCGGGTCGTCGCGAGCGGCTTTACGCCCAATGGCCTCATACTCTGGCCGGACGGCGGCACGCTCGTCGTCGCCGACTGGGACGAGCCCAACCTGCGGACGTTTCGTGTCGAGGGCGATGGCAGCCTGAAGTTCGGCGACAAGTACTATGGCCCGCTGCAGATCCCCTCGGGACAGTCCAAGCCGGGCTCGGACGGCCTGACGTTCGACGACAACGGCCGACTGTATGTCTGCACGCACGCCGGGCTGCAGATGTTCGATCCGACCGGGCGTCTCGGCGGCGCGATTGCCAAGCCGCAGAACAAATTTCTCTCCAACGTCGCGTTCGGCGGTAAGAACTTCGACACGCTGTATGTGACGTGTTCCGACAAGGTCTATTCGCGGAAGACTAAGGTTCGCGGCACGCCGTATATTCTGCCGACGCCGAAGGCGGAGAGCGGCAAGTAG
- a CDS encoding BatA domain-containing protein has protein sequence MYLANPWGLLGLLALPAIIVLHLYQRRFPALVVAGLHLWADEDHVPTSGRRRDRLPLSASLFLELLAALAATLGLVDLRFGDLGRAVHQIVILDDSASMSAVGSDGQTFRERALAGLEKRRQELPYRSVWTVLLTGRRPTMLAGPAIRWSEVATALERWNPAAPRHDFGPAWDLGAQLAGDNARLLFLTDRLPDPDAPVPAKLEIVAIGEARPNLGISAAEWLRDGHGSSLFLRLQNHHSASATTTVRGVAGEMALFQREVAVPAEGSVSLQVPLQTAAAIVRVELSASDDALPLDSRVELVRPRPRIVPVAVTVAEPVAVQKLQAGLQAIPDVELVEQNSARLMFAPAEAGPSVAGTTWWVGVGPLPDITDAPAEPLDLTGPFVLERNHPLLQGVTLQGVLWAGVRPMTLPATPLITCGDHLLFGELDGAAAPAWLLNLDLARTNLAESLDWPILLTNLVEARRESLPGLRRWNYRLGEDVRFRLFEGGSESEPARSRALILRQGETQRPLVRSAVVDLPALSDVGLYELRDGDRLYDSFAVNFFDAIESDLRQLGSGHRSPADAEDVGFFPVDQPLTWWLLTALILTLAAMLLDWRVLRQ, from the coding sequence ATGTACCTTGCCAATCCGTGGGGCCTGCTGGGCCTGCTCGCCCTTCCCGCGATCATCGTGCTGCACCTCTACCAGCGGCGATTTCCCGCGCTGGTCGTCGCGGGACTGCATCTCTGGGCCGACGAAGACCACGTCCCCACGTCGGGCCGGCGACGGGATCGACTCCCCCTCTCGGCGTCACTCTTCCTGGAGCTCCTTGCCGCGCTCGCGGCGACGCTCGGTCTGGTTGACCTGCGGTTTGGCGATCTCGGCCGGGCCGTCCATCAGATCGTGATCCTGGACGACTCGGCGTCGATGTCGGCTGTCGGGTCCGACGGACAGACGTTTCGCGAACGGGCGCTCGCCGGGCTGGAGAAACGTCGGCAGGAGTTGCCGTACCGCAGCGTCTGGACGGTTCTGCTCACCGGCCGGCGGCCCACGATGCTGGCCGGTCCCGCCATCCGCTGGAGCGAGGTCGCGACCGCTCTGGAGCGGTGGAATCCCGCTGCTCCGCGACACGATTTCGGACCCGCCTGGGACCTGGGGGCGCAACTCGCCGGCGACAACGCCCGGCTGCTGTTCCTGACCGACCGGCTGCCAGATCCGGACGCTCCCGTCCCCGCGAAGCTGGAGATTGTGGCGATTGGAGAAGCCCGGCCGAATCTCGGCATCTCGGCCGCCGAGTGGCTTCGAGACGGACATGGATCGAGCCTCTTTCTGCGGCTGCAGAACCATCACTCCGCCAGCGCGACGACCACCGTGCGGGGCGTGGCGGGTGAGATGGCGTTATTTCAACGCGAAGTCGCCGTCCCCGCGGAAGGATCCGTCTCATTGCAGGTCCCGCTGCAGACCGCCGCCGCGATCGTTCGCGTCGAGTTGAGTGCTTCGGACGACGCCCTGCCGCTCGACAGCCGCGTCGAACTGGTTCGCCCTCGACCTCGCATCGTGCCGGTTGCCGTGACCGTCGCCGAGCCTGTCGCCGTCCAGAAACTCCAGGCTGGACTGCAGGCGATTCCGGACGTCGAGCTCGTGGAGCAGAATTCTGCCCGGCTGATGTTCGCGCCGGCGGAGGCTGGCCCGTCGGTCGCTGGAACCACATGGTGGGTGGGCGTCGGCCCGTTGCCCGACATTACCGATGCGCCCGCCGAGCCGCTGGACCTGACCGGCCCGTTCGTGCTGGAACGGAATCATCCGTTGCTGCAAGGCGTCACGCTGCAGGGAGTCCTCTGGGCTGGCGTCCGGCCGATGACGCTGCCGGCAACCCCGCTGATTACCTGCGGCGATCACCTGCTGTTCGGAGAACTCGACGGAGCGGCCGCGCCGGCGTGGCTGCTCAATCTCGATCTGGCGCGAACCAATCTGGCGGAGAGTCTCGACTGGCCGATCCTGTTGACAAACCTCGTGGAGGCCCGGCGGGAGAGCCTGCCGGGACTGCGCCGCTGGAATTATCGTCTGGGTGAAGACGTCCGCTTTCGACTGTTCGAGGGAGGCAGCGAATCGGAGCCCGCCCGCAGCCGCGCGCTCATCTTGCGACAAGGAGAGACTCAACGTCCGCTGGTCCGGAGCGCCGTCGTCGACCTGCCTGCACTGAGCGATGTCGGCCTCTATGAGCTTCGCGATGGCGATCGGTTGTACGATTCGTTTGCGGTCAATTTCTTCGACGCGATCGAGTCCGACCTGCGGCAGCTTGGGTCGGGACATCGCTCCCCGGCCGATGCCGAAGATGTCGGTTTCTTCCCCGTCGATCAGCCGCTGACGTGGTGGCTTCTTACCGCCCTGATCCTCACCCTGGCCGCCATGCTGCTCGACTGGCGGGTGCTCAGGCAGTAG
- a CDS encoding FIST signal transduction protein — protein MAIAAGCSAQPDFSQALAEACQPIRAAFAAAPPDLTFVFISHHHAARFGEIGPAIRELTGTRLLLGCTGEAIIGGDRELENQPALSVWSAALPGSVLTTFAVEFEETPDGMVCSGVPEGLAEHHDETRAILMVAEPYSSIPTSLLDVFGDELPGVPVIGGMASGGGPGANRLFLNEQTVETGAIGVVLRGGPQVQTIVSQGCRPIGQPYVVTRADRNIIFELGGKTALERLQEMFPGLSARDQQLFEQGVFLGVAMSEYRDTFQRGDFLISNVLGADRDTGAVAVSNLVRLGQTVQFHLRDAATADEDLTQLLEQFQQRAPARAEGGLLFTCNGRGTRMFPEPNHDAGAVQDRLGPLPLAGMFAQGELGPVSGKNYIHGFTASLALFMVEEPV, from the coding sequence ATGGCCATCGCCGCCGGCTGTTCCGCGCAGCCCGATTTCTCGCAGGCGCTTGCCGAAGCCTGTCAGCCGATTCGCGCAGCGTTCGCGGCCGCGCCGCCCGATCTGACGTTTGTCTTCATTTCGCACCATCACGCCGCCCGCTTTGGAGAGATCGGCCCGGCGATTCGCGAGCTGACCGGGACGCGCCTGCTGCTGGGCTGCACCGGCGAGGCGATCATCGGCGGCGATCGGGAACTGGAGAACCAGCCGGCCCTGTCTGTCTGGAGCGCCGCGCTCCCCGGGTCCGTGCTGACCACGTTCGCCGTCGAGTTTGAAGAAACGCCGGACGGCATGGTCTGCTCGGGCGTGCCGGAAGGGCTGGCCGAGCACCACGACGAAACCCGCGCGATCCTGATGGTCGCCGAACCCTACTCGTCGATCCCCACCTCGCTGCTCGACGTGTTCGGCGACGAGCTGCCCGGCGTGCCGGTGATTGGGGGCATGGCCAGCGGCGGCGGGCCGGGCGCCAATCGCCTGTTCCTCAATGAGCAGACTGTGGAAACCGGGGCGATCGGCGTCGTTCTGCGCGGCGGACCCCAGGTGCAGACGATCGTCTCGCAGGGCTGTCGACCGATCGGTCAGCCCTACGTCGTGACTCGCGCTGATCGGAACATTATCTTCGAGCTGGGAGGCAAAACCGCCCTCGAACGATTGCAGGAGATGTTTCCCGGCCTCAGCGCCCGCGACCAGCAGCTCTTCGAGCAGGGCGTTTTTCTCGGCGTCGCCATGAGCGAGTACCGCGACACGTTCCAGCGCGGCGATTTTCTGATTTCGAACGTCCTGGGAGCCGATCGCGACACCGGAGCGGTCGCGGTCAGTAACCTGGTCCGACTGGGCCAGACCGTGCAGTTTCATCTGCGCGACGCCGCGACCGCCGATGAAGACCTGACGCAGTTGCTCGAGCAGTTTCAGCAGCGCGCCCCCGCCCGCGCCGAAGGCGGATTGCTGTTCACCTGCAACGGCCGCGGGACCCGGATGTTCCCGGAGCCCAACCACGACGCCGGCGCCGTGCAGGACCGGCTCGGCCCGCTCCCGCTGGCAGGAATGTTCGCCCAGGGGGAACTGGGACCGGTGAGCGGGAAGAACTACATCCACGGCTTCACCGCCAGCCTGGCGCTGTTCATGGTCGAAGAACCGGTATGA
- a CDS encoding bifunctional riboflavin kinase/FAD synthetase yields the protein MQLIRSLDDAGPWRGGFVSIGNFDGVHRGHQEMARTLVARAAASGSATLVVTFDPHPVQLLRPELAPPPLTTLPHRAELLSRHGVTGLLALPTDRALLELTADEFFERVIVGRLGARGLVEGPNFFFGRHRAGNITTLRAMCQSRQMSLDVISPVTVGDQWVSSSVIRSLLQAGDTSDAVNLLGHPYRLSGRVGSGAQRGRTIGFPTANLVEATTLVPGPGVHAGLCEYRGVRYPAAIHIGPNPTFGEDRLKVEIHLLDFDGDLYGQELTVDFLSRVREVRKFASVGELTSQLHQDVAEVRALANEFLGV from the coding sequence ATGCAATTGATTCGCTCCCTCGACGACGCCGGTCCGTGGCGCGGCGGTTTCGTCTCGATCGGGAACTTCGACGGCGTCCATCGGGGCCATCAGGAAATGGCCCGCACGCTGGTGGCGCGGGCGGCCGCCAGCGGTTCTGCCACCCTCGTCGTGACGTTCGATCCCCATCCGGTGCAGTTGCTCCGGCCGGAACTCGCGCCCCCTCCGTTGACCACGCTGCCGCATCGGGCCGAGCTGCTCAGTCGCCACGGCGTGACGGGACTGCTCGCGCTGCCGACCGATCGGGCCTTGCTGGAACTGACGGCGGACGAGTTCTTCGAACGGGTGATCGTCGGGCGATTGGGCGCACGCGGACTGGTCGAGGGACCGAACTTTTTTTTCGGCCGACACCGAGCCGGGAATATCACTACGCTCCGGGCGATGTGCCAGTCCCGCCAGATGTCGCTGGATGTGATTTCTCCCGTCACAGTCGGCGACCAGTGGGTTTCGTCGAGCGTGATCCGCTCGCTGCTGCAGGCGGGCGACACCTCCGACGCCGTCAACCTGCTCGGCCATCCCTACCGGCTGTCCGGCCGGGTTGGGTCGGGAGCGCAGCGCGGCCGGACGATCGGCTTTCCCACCGCGAATCTGGTGGAAGCGACGACGCTCGTCCCCGGACCGGGCGTTCACGCGGGGCTGTGCGAATACCGCGGAGTCCGCTATCCGGCGGCGATTCATATCGGTCCCAATCCGACGTTCGGCGAAGACCGGCTCAAAGTGGAGATTCACCTGCTGGACTTCGACGGCGATCTCTACGGCCAGGAACTGACCGTCGATTTCCTGTCGCGCGTCCGCGAAGTCCGCAAGTTCGCCAGCGTCGGGGAGCTGACATCGCAGCTTCATCAGGACGTGGCCGAAGTCCGCGCGCTCGCGAACGAGTTCCTCGGCGTATGA
- a CDS encoding sterol desaturase family protein, which produces MESFVRLAGFLGVLLVMASWELIAPRRTLTVGKGWRWSTNLVLTVINTVAARLLIPLSAAGLAEQAAERGWGILNLIDLPFAIELMLSVVALDLAIFGQHVLFHAAPWLWRVHRVHHADLDCDASTGLRFHTLEILLSSLFKLGLVLLIGPPVWGVIAFEVVLNATSIFSHSNVWLPAWCDRGLRWLIVTPDMHRVHHSEVPAETNSNFGFNLSCWDRLFRTYRDQPAAGHDAATIGLPWPRDEATCCRLPGILRLPFRNPPPS; this is translated from the coding sequence ATGGAGTCTTTCGTCCGACTCGCCGGATTTCTTGGCGTTCTGCTGGTCATGGCCAGTTGGGAGCTGATCGCCCCTCGGCGAACCCTGACGGTCGGAAAGGGCTGGCGCTGGTCGACGAATCTGGTTCTGACGGTCATCAATACCGTCGCAGCCCGGCTGCTGATCCCCTTGTCCGCAGCCGGCCTGGCAGAACAGGCGGCGGAACGCGGATGGGGAATACTGAACCTGATCGACTTGCCGTTCGCGATCGAGCTGATGCTTTCGGTCGTCGCGCTGGATCTGGCGATCTTCGGTCAGCACGTGCTCTTCCATGCGGCGCCGTGGCTCTGGCGGGTGCATCGCGTGCATCATGCGGACCTCGACTGCGACGCCTCGACTGGCCTGCGCTTCCACACGCTCGAAATCCTGTTGTCCTCGCTGTTCAAACTGGGGCTCGTGCTGCTGATCGGTCCGCCGGTGTGGGGCGTGATCGCCTTTGAGGTGGTGCTCAATGCCACGTCCATCTTCAGCCACAGCAATGTCTGGCTGCCGGCGTGGTGCGACCGCGGTCTGCGCTGGCTGATCGTCACGCCGGACATGCACCGGGTTCATCATTCGGAAGTTCCCGCCGAGACCAACAGCAACTTCGGCTTCAACCTGTCCTGCTGGGATCGGCTGTTCCGCACCTATCGCGATCAGCCGGCCGCCGGGCATGATGCGGCGACCATCGGTCTGCCGTGGCCGCGCGACGAAGCCACCTGCTGCAGATTGCCCGGAATCCTGCGCCTGCCGTTCCGCAATCCGCCACCGTCTTGA